The sequence below is a genomic window from Flavobacterium keumense.
CACATTTTTTTTGTTTAAAAAATAACCATAGGTAGCAGGGTCTCTACTCCAATCTAATTGTTGTTGTCTAATTGACCAATCTTTCCATGTAATACCAGGTCTACCAACTGTATGATCTAGTCTTGGGTCAACAGCATCTGTTGAAGTTACATTACTATTGTTATATGTGTCAAATAATGGTAATCCGTTTGATCCCACTTTAAACGAATTGACCAAATTTTGTGAAGGTTTATGAAAGTCATCTCCGTTCAAATATGGATTATTAGCATCATCCCCTGGACTATCAGGGGCATTTAATAAGTCCCCAAAATTTAAATTCCCATATTGAGAACCGTCTTTAATTGAAAACTGAATTGCAAAAATATTCTCTCTGTCACCATAACCAGGAATAGAATATAATTTTTCTAAATCCGAAACAAGTTGGTATTTACCAGAAGCAATTACTTTGTCAGCGCTTTCAATAGCATTTGCCCATTTTTTTTGAAAAATCTGAGCTTTACATAAAAATGCATACGCTACCATTTTATTAGCTCTTCCTAGCTCTGTTTGGGTTTCTGGTAATTTTGATATAGCATCATTCAAATCTGCTTCAATCTTCGACCACATGAATGCTGAATCAAAGGAGTTTGGAATTTTATTAATTTCTGCAATTGGTGTATTCTCATCATACCAAACAAACGAACCAAAATTTTTAAATGCTTCAAAGTAAAAATGAGCTCTTAGAACTTTTAACTCTCCAATTCTAGTTGTTCTTGCTGGATATTCTTGTTCACTTTTTGCAGTTACAACACGTAAAGCAGTATCTACTCTCTTAATACCAAAATAGATGGCTCTCCATAAATTGTAAACGTTTTCACTAGAAGGAAATATATCGTGAGTTTCTAATTGCAACATTCCTCCTCCTGGATTATCTCCAGTTCCACCACCACCTTTGTAGGCATCTCCTGCTCTCAAATCTGAAGTTGCCCAGTTAGAAGGAGCATG
It includes:
- a CDS encoding RagB/SusD family nutrient uptake outer membrane protein, with protein sequence MKNKYKIILVVLLGFQIQSCVNDSQLEVEEYNVLSAENLDPDKLVIAAYSAIDYRYNTGQFRDLWPFDHAPSNWATSDLRAGDAYKGGGGTGDNPGGGMLQLETHDIFPSSENVYNLWRAIYFGIKRVDTALRVVTAKSEQEYPARTTRIGELKVLRAHFYFEAFKNFGSFVWYDENTPIAEINKIPNSFDSAFMWSKIEADLNDAISKLPETQTELGRANKMVAYAFLCKAQIFQKKWANAIESADKVIASGKYQLVSDLEKLYSIPGYGDRENIFAIQFSIKDGSQYGNLNFGDLLNAPDSPGDDANNPYLNGDDFHKPSQNLVNSFKVGSNGLPLFDTYNNSNVTSTDAVDPRLDHTVGRPGITWKDWSIRQQQLDWSRDPATYGYFLNKKNVISPKSNGLASNPTGFPWALGNLDFPIIKYSDLLLWKAEALIESGNVVSGISIINQIRTRAKNSPYVKDFVNPTQNAANYSIGMYPTTLSQAEAIKALRMERRLELANEGHTFYDLVRWGIAEQYVNNYIQTEKTRRTYLTTAVLQSHELYLPIPQIEIDASAGVLKQRTGY